A window of Nocardia arthritidis genomic DNA:
GCCGCCGGTCCGGGTGCGGGTACTCGAACTGGGCGAACACGACCATGTGCTGATCTGCGTCGTGCACCACATCGCGGGCGACGGCTTCTCGATGGGCCCGCTCACCCGCGATCTGATGACCGCGTATGTGGAGCGGATGCACGGCGGCGCACCGGAATGGCCCGCGCTCACGGTGCAGTACGCCGACTACGCCATCTGGCAGCGGGATGTCCTCGGCGCCGAGGACGATCCGGATTCGGTACTGGCACAGCAGATCTCGTTCTGGCGCAACCAATTGGCCGCGCTGCCGGAGCAATTGGAACTGCCCGCCGACCGGCCTCGGCCCGCAGTGGCGTCCAACCGGGGCGCGACCTACGAGTTCCGGATCGACACCGGTATCCATGCGGCACTGAACAAACTTGCGCACCAGCACAATTCGACGTTGTTCATGGTGGTGCACGCGGCGCTCGCCGTGCTGCTCGCCCGGCTTTCCGGCACCAGGGACATTGCGATCGGCACCCCCGTCGCCGGACGCGGCGAGGCGGCGCTCGACGATCTGGTCGGCATGTTCGTCAATACGCTGGTGCTGCGCAACGAGATCGATCCCGGCCTGAGCTTCGACGAGCTGCTGCGTGAGGTGCGCCACACCGATGTCGAGGCGTTCGGTCACGCGGACGTGCCGTTCGAGCGGCTGGTCGAGCTGTTGGATCCGGTGCGTTCGGCGGCGCGGCATCCGCTGTTCCAGGTGATGCTCACCTTCCAGAACCTGGCCCGCGCCGAACTCGAACTGCCTGGCCTCTCGGTGGCGGGTGTCGACCTCGCGGTGCCGCTCGCCAAATTCGACCTGCAGCTGGCGCTGGCCGAGGACATCGACGTGCACGGTGCGCCGCAAGGCATTTCGGCGGCCTTCAGCTACGCCACCGATCTCTTCGACGAACCGACCGTGCAGGATTTCGCGGATCGCTTCGGCCGCATCCTGGCCGCGGTGGCCGCCGATTCCGCGGTGATCGTCGGAGATATCGACGTACTCGCCCCCGGCGAGCGCGAGCTGGTGCTGCACGAGTGGAACAGCAGCGGCGCGAACGTGCCCGCGGTGACGCTGGTGGATCTGCTCGCCACCCAGGCCCGTCGCCGCCCGAACGCGGTCGCGGTGCGCTACGGCGAGACCACGCTTACCTTCCAGGAACTGCACAGCCGGGCCGCACGGGCCGCGCGCGCACTCATCGCGCAGGGCGCGGGCCCGGAAAAACTTGTGGCCGTTGCGGTTCCGCGCACCGAGGAGCTGCCGGTCGCACTGCTCGCCGTGCTGCTCTCCGGTGCGGCGTACCTGCCGATCGATTCGACCTATCCGGCCCAGCGCCTGGAATTCATGCTCGGCGATGCCGCACCGGCCTGCCTGCTCACCACGGTGAGTGAGCGAGATGCGGTGCCCGCCGGTGAAATTCCGGTGGTGCTGCTCGAGGAGACCGGCGGCTACTCCGACGAGCGGGTCACCGACCGGGATCGGCTCGCGCCGTTGCGTCCGGACAATCTGGCCTACGTCATCTACACCTCGGGTTCGACAGGTGTGCCCAAGGGTGTTGGCGTCGCGCACCGGAATGTGGTGGAGCTGTTCGCGAACACCCAGCTGCTCTTCGAATTCGACGAGACCGATGTGTGGACGCTGTTCCACTCGTTCGCCTTCGATTTCTCGGTGTGGGAGCTGTGGTGCTCGCTGGCCAACGGCGGCAGCGTGGTCGTGGTGGACTACCTCACCTCCCGTTCGCCGGAGTTGTTCCGCGAGTTGCTGATTCGCGAGCAGGTGACGGTGCTCAACCAGACGCCGTCGGCGTTCTACCAACTGGCGGAAGTCGATCGCACACTGCACGCGACGGATCAGGGCAAGTTCGCGTTGCGCTATGTCGTATTCGGCGGCGAGGCACTGGATCTGCGGCAGCTGCGCCGCTGGTACGAGCGGCACGCGGTGGACGCGCCGTGGCTGGTGAATATGTACGGCATCACCGAAACGACGGTGCACGTGTCGTTCCTGTCGCTCGACGAGCAGATGGTGGACAACGCGGCCAGCGTCATCGGTCGCGCGCTGCCGGGCCTGGAAGGCTATGTGCTCGACGAGCGGCTGCATCCCGCACCGGTCGGCGTCGCCGGTGAGATTTACGTGGCGGGCGCGCAACTCTCGCGCGGCTACCTCGGCAGGCCCGGCCTGGCGGCGACCCGGTTCGTGGCGAATCCGTTCGGCGCGCCGGGGTCTCGGATGTACCGCACCGGCGATATCGGCCGCTGGGTCGGCTTCGGCGGGCGGGCCAACCTCGAATACGCGGGCCGCAGCGATCAGCAGGTGCAGCTGCGCGGCTTCCGTATCGAGCTCGGCGAGATCGAGTCGGCGCTGCTGCGCTGCCCCGGGGTGAGCCAGGCCGTCGTTCTGGTGCGCGCGGACGAGCACGCCGGCGACCGGTTGGTGGGTTACGTTGTGCCCGAGGCCGGTTCGGACCTGGACTCGGTGGCGCTGCGCGAGCAGGTCGGCGAATTCCTCACCGGCTACATGGTTCCGGACGCGATCGTCGTGCTGGACGCGCTGCCGCTCACCCCGAACGGCAAATTGGACCGGAAGGCTTTGCCCGCACCGGAATTCGTCTCCGGTGCGGTCTACCGCGCCCCGAGCTCGCCGGTGGAGCAGGCCGTCGCGGCGGTATTCGGCGAGCTGCTCGGCGCGGCCGAGGTCGGCCTCGACGACGATTTCTTCGGCCTCGGCGGCAATTCGCTGCTGGCCACCCGGGTGGTGGCCAGGATCAACGAGGCGTTGGACGCGAATCTCGCGGTGCGCGAACTGTTCGAGGCGCCGACGGTGGCCGCGCTGGCCGCCCGCGTCGTACCGGGTTCCGGTGGCGGCGCCGCCGCGCGCCCACCGCTGGAACGCGCGCCGCGCACCAGCCGGGTGCCGCTCTCGCTGGCTCAGCAGCGGATGTGGGTGCTCAACCAATTCGATCCGGCCTCACCGGCTTACAACATCCCGATGGCCATCCGGCTCACCGGCGCGCTGGACGTCTCGGCGCTGCGCTACGCCGTCGCCGATGTGGTCGAGCGGCACGAATCGCTGCGCACCCGCTACCCGGCAGGTCCGGACGGGCTGCCGTATCAGGAGATCCTGTCGGTGTCGGAGGCCGTGCCCGGCGGGCTGGAGGTGACCGAGACCGAGGATCCGATCGGCCGGGTCACCGCGCTGCTGTCCACCGGATTCGATGTGACACAACAGGTTCCGGTGCGTGCACTGCTGCTCGGGGTCGGCCGGGACGAGTACCTGCTGGCCATGGTCGTGCATCACATCGCAGGTGACGGCGCATCGATAGCACCGCTGGCGCGCGACCTGATGACGGCGTATCTGGCGCGGGTGCGCGGCAATTCGCCGCGTTGGTCGCCGCTGCAGGTGCAGTACGCCGACTTCGCCATCTGGCAGCGCGCGGTGATCGGCACCGACGACGACGAGAACTCGGTGGCGGCCAAGCAGTTGGCGTACTGGCGCGAGCAGCTGGCCGGGCTGTCCGGCGAACTGGAGCTGCCCACCGACCGACCGCATCCCCCGGTGCCGTCCATGCGCGGCGCCTCGACCGGTCTCGCAGTGCCCGCCGAGGTGCATGCGGCGCTGATCCGCCTTGCCCGCGAACATAATTCGACGCTGTTCATGGTGGTGCACGCGGCACTGGCGGTGCTGCTGGCCCGGCTGTCCGGCCGCGCCGATATCGCCATCGGGACTCCGATCGCCGGCCGCGGTGAACGCGCGCTCGACGATCTGGTCGGCATGTTCGTCAACACGCTCGCGCTGCGCACTCCGGTGGACGCGACCGCGAGCTTCCACGCGCTGGTCGACCAGGCCAGGGAGACCGACCTGACCGCGTTCGCCAACGCCGACATCCCGTTCGAGCGGGTGGTCGAGGTGGTCACGCCGGGCCGGGCCACCACCCGCAATCCGCTGTTCGCCGTTGTGCTTTCGTTCCAGAACAACGAGCAGCCCACCCTGGAACTGCCGGGGCTCACGGTCTCCGGGTTGGACGCCGGCGTCATCGCGGCGAAGTTCGACCTCCAGGTGAACGTGGTGCCGCGATACGGCGCCGACGGTTCGGTCGACGAACTGCTCACCGTATTCACCTATGCCACCGACATTTTCGACGAGCCTACGGTGCAGGCCTTCGGCCGCAGGCTGATTCGGGTACTCACCGCGGTGGCCGCGAATCCGGGTATCCGGGTCGGCGATATCGACATCCTGGACGATGCGGAGCGGGAACGGATTTCCGCCGCACCGGTTTCCGGCGGCGAGCCGGAGACGCCGTCGAACACCGTCGGAACCGCGCTCACCCAGGCGCTGTCCGCCGCCGTCGAGGACGATCCCGATGGTCCGGCACTCGCCTTTGGCGACGACGCGCTCAGCTACCAGGAACTCGACGCGCGCTCATCGCAATTGGCGCGGGTGCTGATCGCCCGCGGTTGCGGTCCCGGCGTCGGCGTCGCGCTGCGGCTGGAGCGTGGCATCCATCAGGCCGTCGCCAGCTGGGCGGTGGTGAAGGCGGGCGCGGCGGTAGTGGCCGGGGCTGCGCCGAACGGGTTGGAGCTCAAGGTCGGCCTGACCACCCTCGGCACGCCGGTCTCCGGCGACCTGGACTGGCTGGCGCTCGACGATCCCGCGGTGATCGCCGAGATTGCTGGGGAATCGCCACGCCCGGTGACCTATGCCCATCGCACCCGTGCGCTGCACGGTGCGGATCCGGCCTTCATCGGCATCGAATCGCTCAGCTACGACGAGCTGGCCGGTGTCGTCGACCGGTTCCGGGCGCGGACGGGTTTGACCTTCGAATCCCGTACCTTCCGCACCGGTGGCGCGGAAGGCGTTGCCGCGCTGGTGGAATTGGTGGCCGCCGGTGCGACCGGCGCCTCGGTGGTGCTGGCGCCGGATCGGGTCGCGGAGCTGACCGACACGCTGGCCGACGAGTGGGTGAGCCACCTGTTCACCGATCGGGCGGGCCTTGTCGACCTGGAGGTAACCGCACTGGAGGATCTTCGAGCGGTGGTGGTCGAGGATACTGTTGCCGACGTGGACGGCTTGGCCTCGGTGCAAACCGTGGTCGCGCTGGCGGATCTGCTGCGCGGGCCTGGCGCCTCGCACAGTGGGTAAGCTGCCGCGATACGGGATGTGACGAGTGCCACAGTGGATTGGTTTGCCGCATCGAGGCTGCCCCTGGAAATGTGGGCGGGACGTGGTTCTACAGGCAGGATGAGTAAGACTTTCATGGTTCGGGAGCGCGGGGGTCGACGGCCGGCTGCAGAATTCGAGGTTGCGGCGCGGGAGATGAGCGAATGACTCGTCCCGCTCGCGTACGGCCCGCCCGTACCCGGCGGCCACGGGTCACCACCCTGCCGCAGTTGATGGCCACCGCCGTCGAGGTGAATCCGAGCGGTACCGCGGTCGTGTACGCCGACGCCGCCGGTGCCATCGGTTCGCTGAGCTATGCCGAACTCGACGAGCGGTCCACTCGGCTCGCCCGTTTGCTGATCGATCGCGGGATCGGCCCGGAAGATCTGGTCGCCGTTGGTATTCCGCGTTCCATCGACTCGGTTGTCGCGGTCTGGGCGGTCGCCAAGACCGGTGCGGGCTTCGTACCCGTCGACCCGAACTATCCGGCCGACCGGGTCGAGCACATGGTCAAGGATTCCGGCGCGGTCCTCGGCCTGACCGTCCAGCGGGTGCACGGCGAGCTGCCCGGTCAGGTGCCATGGCTGTCCGTCGACGGCGACGAGTTGGCGCGGCGGCTGGAGCAGTATCCGGCCGAGCCGGTCACCTATGCCGATCGGTTGCGGCAGCTGCGCGCCGAACATCCGGCCTATGTCATCTACACCTCCGGATCCACCGGTCTGCCGAAGGGCGTCGTCGTCACCCAGGCCGGACTGTCCAGTTTCTGCGACGAACAGCGCGAGCGATACCGGGTGACGAACACGTCGCGCACCCTGCATTTCGCCTCGCCGTCCTTCGACGCATCAGTGCTGGAATTGCTGCTGGCGCTTGGTGGTTCGGCCACCATGGTGGTCGTCGCGCCGACCGTGTACGGCGGCGAGGAGCTGGCCGGGTTGCTGCGGCGTGAGGGTGTGACGCATGCGTTCATCACTCCTGCGGCGTTGGCGTCGATTGATCCGGCGGGGCTCGACGAGCTTCGCGTGGTCGTCGCCGGTGGTGAGGCGTGCCCGCCGGAGTTGGTGCGGCGCTGGGCTTTACCGGGCGTGCGTGAGTTCTTCAATGGTTACGGTCCTACCGAGACCACCATCATGACCAATATCAGCGCGCCGCTGACGCCGGACGTGCCGGTGACGATCGGCGGCCCGATCCGGGCGATCACCGAATACGTGTTGGATGAGCGGCTTTCGCCAGTACCGACGGGCGTTGTCGG
This region includes:
- a CDS encoding amino acid adenylation domain-containing protein codes for the protein METAAGAVAIRYNPTGDPADDRELTYQELDEASSRVARELIERGVGPGDVVAIGIARSLESVLAVWAIAKTGAAYVPVDPSYPAERIAHIVSDSGAVLGLTTSAHRAALGSAIYWIELDDPVVSARIAARPAHPISYTDRVRPLDERHPAYVIYTSGSTGRPKGVVVTHTGLASLVAAEREHYDVTPDSRVLHVCSPNFDVSVLELLLAFSAGATLVVAPPKVFGGYELADLLRREQVSHMLITPGALESVDPAGLDDLQVVVVAGDKFGPELVGRWGASPDRLFYNGYGPTEATILATSSAPMRPGGPITIGTSIAGVGAFVLDSRLRPVPAGVVGELYLSGPALAQGYLGRPGLTSERFVASPFGADTGNPGARLYRTGDLVRRSEIDGTIEYLGRSDFQVKIRGFRIELGEIDNALTGHPEIDYAATIGRTLPSGATALVSYVLPRAGVTIDTGELAEFIGASLPAYMIPAAIMVLDEIPLTPVGKLDRAALPEPVFAARKFRAPSTPVEEIVADVFAALLLSGVADARVGADDDFFELGGNSLLAAQAAARIGSALEIRVPVQLLFEASTVAALAERVEQHAGSSAGQALRPQPRPARIPLSYAQQRMWFLNRFDPASGVNNIPVAVRLTGKLDIEALRAAVRDLCERHEVLRTIYPEVDGEGYQQVLPIGDRRSVPDLVVEQADPARVPELVAATVIEGFDVTVAPPVRVRVLELGEHDHVLICVVHHIAGDGFSMGPLTRDLMTAYVERMHGGAPEWPALTVQYADYAIWQRDVLGAEDDPDSVLAQQISFWRNQLAALPEQLELPADRPRPAVASNRGATYEFRIDTGIHAALNKLAHQHNSTLFMVVHAALAVLLARLSGTRDIAIGTPVAGRGEAALDDLVGMFVNTLVLRNEIDPGLSFDELLREVRHTDVEAFGHADVPFERLVELLDPVRSAARHPLFQVMLTFQNLARAELELPGLSVAGVDLAVPLAKFDLQLALAEDIDVHGAPQGISAAFSYATDLFDEPTVQDFADRFGRILAAVAADSAVIVGDIDVLAPGERELVLHEWNSSGANVPAVTLVDLLATQARRRPNAVAVRYGETTLTFQELHSRAARAARALIAQGAGPEKLVAVAVPRTEELPVALLAVLLSGAAYLPIDSTYPAQRLEFMLGDAAPACLLTTVSERDAVPAGEIPVVLLEETGGYSDERVTDRDRLAPLRPDNLAYVIYTSGSTGVPKGVGVAHRNVVELFANTQLLFEFDETDVWTLFHSFAFDFSVWELWCSLANGGSVVVVDYLTSRSPELFRELLIREQVTVLNQTPSAFYQLAEVDRTLHATDQGKFALRYVVFGGEALDLRQLRRWYERHAVDAPWLVNMYGITETTVHVSFLSLDEQMVDNAASVIGRALPGLEGYVLDERLHPAPVGVAGEIYVAGAQLSRGYLGRPGLAATRFVANPFGAPGSRMYRTGDIGRWVGFGGRANLEYAGRSDQQVQLRGFRIELGEIESALLRCPGVSQAVVLVRADEHAGDRLVGYVVPEAGSDLDSVALREQVGEFLTGYMVPDAIVVLDALPLTPNGKLDRKALPAPEFVSGAVYRAPSSPVEQAVAAVFGELLGAAEVGLDDDFFGLGGNSLLATRVVARINEALDANLAVRELFEAPTVAALAARVVPGSGGGAAARPPLERAPRTSRVPLSLAQQRMWVLNQFDPASPAYNIPMAIRLTGALDVSALRYAVADVVERHESLRTRYPAGPDGLPYQEILSVSEAVPGGLEVTETEDPIGRVTALLSTGFDVTQQVPVRALLLGVGRDEYLLAMVVHHIAGDGASIAPLARDLMTAYLARVRGNSPRWSPLQVQYADFAIWQRAVIGTDDDENSVAAKQLAYWREQLAGLSGELELPTDRPHPPVPSMRGASTGLAVPAEVHAALIRLAREHNSTLFMVVHAALAVLLARLSGRADIAIGTPIAGRGERALDDLVGMFVNTLALRTPVDATASFHALVDQARETDLTAFANADIPFERVVEVVTPGRATTRNPLFAVVLSFQNNEQPTLELPGLTVSGLDAGVIAAKFDLQVNVVPRYGADGSVDELLTVFTYATDIFDEPTVQAFGRRLIRVLTAVAANPGIRVGDIDILDDAERERISAAPVSGGEPETPSNTVGTALTQALSAAVEDDPDGPALAFGDDALSYQELDARSSQLARVLIARGCGPGVGVALRLERGIHQAVASWAVVKAGAAVVAGAAPNGLELKVGLTTLGTPVSGDLDWLALDDPAVIAEIAGESPRPVTYAHRTRALHGADPAFIGIESLSYDELAGVVDRFRARTGLTFESRTFRTGGAEGVAALVELVAAGATGASVVLAPDRVAELTDTLADEWVSHLFTDRAGLVDLEVTALEDLRAVVVEDTVADVDGLASVQTVVALADLLRGPGASHSG